A single Anopheles funestus chromosome 2RL, idAnoFuneDA-416_04, whole genome shotgun sequence DNA region contains:
- the LOC125763912 gene encoding villin-like protein quail isoform X2 — protein sequence MQILDINQKDFDQKRPVYEDIKIDTAFRKISPRSIGFHIWRIQHDHVETLPKDQYGTFYDECAYVIYAASLTGTGCDKNTISREIKTAGAAIERNIHFWLGANISAERSKSAAYKIIELDLHLDHKTTQFRESQGHEGIRFLSYFKDDGIVVHSGTDASSTPTEPRLYQISGTAPQRCIQQKTISWQCFNSGQVMILQTATIVFVWIGRSTGSVERIFGIRMGERLKKLHNLAEVAIVDDGYEQSMSIDRKDVWNGYLNLAKRFVKPMPLTPSISGDTLLKLYQCDTVNGVFRVELVKTGTLEQADLYGRDSIYIVDYFPCAIWIWIGRSSQKQNRAEAMRHVRGYVIKKGYPASTPVARVIDGLEPAEFVSLFPAWVSADINGNTVKGLSEKFDALTLIQRPRMAAKIQLMDDGSGDMTVYQIGIDEVKEIPLKYAKTFYSGNCYAVHYEVACSTENANGSLPNSIRNVVYLWCGLNAPPEHRTLGEAFLNELCDHLKKNVVQVRITEGMEPPHFLQIFKGALIVLNAQDPSLEQGGGVVNLRKYPTSFVLKVVGNTTYTCKAVQVSSKTLYYPEDCYILKAPDNEVWIWCGQYSTGDSREMAKSIASQLGEYNLVMEGNETDEFFNSVGEKFLKQLIKTTAAGNIIMPAVQMNVAQTWDHSVIGLYRCQLLEEGKPTLRQIFGFTQQDLRPDSVFLLDAGNIVYAWVGEQTLPEERAQCWDLAKQLIASHPVQRDTAMPIATVRQGEEPITFVGFFDSWDKKYYETCALYENLRTAIEYPNGIGAGGRISGAPIPVPRSSVRSDDGSSDAFDRYQKYPLDMLRGDPANLPASINPTRKEIHLTHDDFVTVFSMTYHEFEELPKWKQVELKKQKKLF from the exons GATCAGAAGCGTCCGGTGTACGAGGACATCAAAATTGATACCGCGTTCCGGAAGATAAGTCCGCGCTCGATCGGCTTCCACATATGGCGCATCCAGCACGATCATGTGGAAACACTACCGAAGGATCAGTACGGAACGTTTTACGACGAGTGTGCGTACGTTATCTATGCAGCTTCACTAACCGGAACCGGTTGCGATAAGAACACAATC AGTCGCGAAATCAAAACAGCCGGTGCAGCAATAGAGCGCAACATACACTTCTGGCTCGGTGCGAACATTAGCGCGGAACGATCGAAATCGGCGGCATATAAAATTATTGAGCTAGATCTGCATCTTGATCACAAAACGACGCAATTCCGTGAGTCTCAGGGACACGAAGGCATACGCTTTCTGTCCTACTTCAAGGACGATGGTATCGT tgTACATTCCGGAACGGATGCATCCTCAACGCCGACCGAACCGCGGCTGTATCAAATCTCCGGTACAGCTCCACAGCGTTGCATCCAGCAGAAAACGATCAGCTGGCAGTGTTTCAACAGTGGACAGGTAATGATCCTCCAGACGGCGACCATCGTGTTCGTTTGGATCGGTCGATCAACCGGGTCGGTAGAACGCATCTTTGGCATTCGGATGGGTGAACGGTTGAAAAAGCTGCACAACCTTGCGGAGGTAGCCATCGTTGACGATGGTTATGAACAGTCGATGAGTATCGACCGAAAGGATGTTTGGAACGGTTACCTAAACCTGGCGAAACGTTTCGTAAAGCCAATGCCACTCACACCGAGCATTAGTGGTGATACGCTGCTGAAACTGTACCAATGTGACACCGTGAATGGAGTGTTCCGGGTGGAGCTGGTTAAAACGGGCACGTTGGAGCAAGCTGATCTGTACGGTCGGGACAGTATCTACATAGTGGACTATTTCCCGTGCGCTATCTGGATCTGGATCGGGCGCAGCTCGCAAAAACAGAACCGCGCCGAAGCGATGCGTCACGTACGAGGGTATGTGATCAAGAAGGGTTACCCGGCCAGCACACCCGTAGCCCGCGTGATCGATGGTTTGGAACCGGCCGAGTTTGTTAGTCTGTTTCCCGCTTGGGTTAGCGCCGATATCAACGGGAACACGGTGAAAGGGCTGTCGGAAAAGTTTGATGCGCTTACCTTGATACAGCGCCCACGGATGGCGGCCAAGATACAGCTGATGGATGATGGTTCCGGTGACATGACGGTGTACCAGATTGGAATCGATGAGGTGAAAGAGATTCCGCTCAAGTACGCCAAAACGTTCTACTCCGGGAATTGTTATGCGGTCCACTACGAGGTTGCATGCAGTACGGAGAATGCGAACGGTTCGCTCCCGAACTCCATCCGCAACGTGGTGTATCTGTGGTGTGGGCTGAATGCGCCACCCGAACATCGTACCCTTGGGGAAGCATTCCTGAACGAACTGTGCGATCATTTGAAAAAGAACGTTGTACAGGTACGCATAACGGAGGGCATGGAACCACCACACTTTTTGCAGATCTTCAAGGGTGCTCTTATCGTGCTGAATGCACAAGATCCAAGCCTCGAGCAAGGTGGCGGTGTTGTCAATCTGCGCAAATACCCAACAAGCTTCGTGCTGAAGGTGGTCGGCAATACGACGTACACCTGCAAAGCGGTACAGGTGTCCAGCAAAACGCTCTACTATCCGGAAGATTGCTACATTCTCAAGGCACCGGACAACGAGGTTTGGATCTGGTGTGGCCAGTACTCGACGGGTGATTCGCGCGAAATGGCCAAATCGATCGCGTCCCAGCTGGGCGAGTACAATCTCGTCATGGAGGGTAACGAAACGGACGAGTTCTTCAATTCGGTCGGCGAGAAGTTCCTAAAGCAGCTGATAAAAACCACAGCGGCGGGTAACATTATTATGCCGGCGGTACAAATGAATGTGGCCCAAACGTGGGACCATTCGGTGATCGGGCTATATCGCTGCCAGCTGCTCGAGGAGGGAAAGCCTACGCTGAGACAGATCTTTGGATTTACACAGCAAGATTTAAGGCCCGACAGTGTCTTTCTGCTCGATGCTGGTAACATCGTGTACGCGTGGGTTGGTGAGCAAACGTTGCCCGAAGAGCGTGCCCAGTGCTGGGATTTGGCCAAGCAGCTGATCGCTTCCCATCCGGTGCAGCGCGATACGGCCATGCCGATCGCAACGGTTCGCCAGGGCGAAGAACCGATCACGTTCGTTGGCTTCTTTGATAGCTGGGACAAGAAATATTACGAG ACGTGCGCGCTGTATGAAAATCTGCGCACAGCGATCGAATATCCAAATGGCATCGGTGCGGGTGGACGTATTTCCGGTGCTCCCATACCGGTGCCCCGCTCATCCGTACGAAGCGACGATGGCAGCAGTGATGCTTTCGATCGATACCAAAAGTATCCACTTGATATGCTGCGTGGCGATCCCGCCAACTTACCGGCCAGTATCAATCCGACGCGCAAGGAGATACATCTGACGCACGATGATTTCGTGACCGTGTTCAGCATGACGTACCACGAGTTCGAGGAACTGCCCAAGTGGAAGCAGGTCGAgctgaagaagcaaaagaaactgTTTTAA
- the LOC125763919 gene encoding engulfment and cell motility protein 1: MLPKHSKMPAIKDSHIVKIAVEYVDNTPQMYPQLIEFDQRQPLSAIIQNLCSSWGIPDAESYALQFDGINYVTEKNRNEVKNGTVLKLRFSPSKTTNDILEKLRSGTDDEKVTELKELQVLSADNTFALEFIKEQGLRLIIALIEDAECEERILDLALCSFVQLMEHGTISWDILEPSFIMRNVAFINGPSKPEIIQSALSILENIVQSSNKYALVEKEITLETLLKLLRDASRTQVQQNTIALLNALFIKADDTKRRLLAATLGSKQYRSVINSVITPSMGAEMAHQLYVLQTLTLGLLEQRMKTAMDVQDQDAQEKIKELRRIAFEADGVDPMPDVTARRQHGSSYSSHYKKLGFKCDINPAQDFFETPPGTLALDCMIYFARNYTQSYTKVVHENSCRADEHECPFGRTSIELVKVLCDIFRIGESPSEQGQEFYPMFFTHDHPFEEFFCICIVVLNKTWKDMRATTEDFVKVFSVVREQIVRSIVGRPASLEDFKAKIHTFTYNTITTLRQQERTSREECESTASAIVSLKKKITPEIRALIKEQRLGYLIVGTRFCKYSGGKRERDKYWYVRLSPNHKVIHYGDCDEKTVPTLEELSNKLPVIDIRQMLVGKECPHMKEMRSKKASTPLGFSLVPESSEQPTLDFIAPDEATFNYWTDGINALLGQPMTSKQQEEDFETLLSMEIKLRLLDTEGVDISKDPPAIPPEPENYDFCFDS; the protein is encoded by the coding sequence ATGTTGCCGAAACACAGCAAAATGCCAGCTATTAAGGATAGTCACATCGTGAAGATTGCGGTCGAGTATGTGGACAACACGCCACAGATGTACCCGCAGTTGATCGAATTTGACCAGCGGCAACCGCTCAGTGCGATTATTCAGAATCTGTGCAGCTCCTGGGGCATACCGGATGCGGAAAGCTACGCCCTTCAGTTCGATGGTATCAACTACGTGACGGAAAAGAACCGTAACGAGGTGAAAAATGGCACGGTGCTAAAGTTGCGCTTTTCACCTTCTAAAACGACCAACGACATTCTAGAGAAGTTGCGAAGCGGCACCGACGATGAGAAGGTGACCGAACTGAAAGAGCTGCAGGTGCTGAGTGCGGACAATACGTTTGCGTTGGAGTTTATCAAGGAGCAAGGGTTGCGCCTAATCATTGCGCTGATTGAGGACGCGGAGTGTGAGGAACGCATTCTAGACTTGGCACTCTGTTCATTCGTACAGCTAATGGAACACGGTACGATCTCGTGGGACATTCTGGAACCATCGTTCATTATGCGCAATGTGGCGTTCATAAATGGTCCGTCAAAGCCGGAAATCATTCAATCAGCTCTTTCAATCCTTGAAAATATTGTACAGAGCAGCAATAAGTATGCCCTAGTGGAGAAGGAAATTACGCTTGAAACACTGTTGAAGCTGTTGCGTGATGCATCCCGGACGCAGGTGCAACAGAATACAATTGCGCTGCTGAATGCGCTGTTCATCAAGGCGGACGATACAAAGCGACGCTTGTTGGCGGCAACGCTTGGTTCCAAGCAGTATCGGAGTGTTATCAATAGTGTGATAACGCCGTCGATGGGTGCTGAAATGGCGCACCAGCTGTATGTGCTGCAAACGCTTACTTTGGGATTGCTGGAGCAGCGCATGAAAACCGCCATGGACGTACAGGATCAGGACGCGcaggagaaaataaaagagcTCCGTCGTATAGCATTCGAGGCGGACGGTGTCGATCCAATGCCGGATGTGACTGCGCGGCGTCAGCATGGTTCGTCCTACTCGAGCCACTACAAAAAGCTGGGCTTTAAGTGTGACATCAATCCGGCGCaggattttttcgaaacaccACCCGGCACACTGGCACTGGATTGTATGATCTATTTCGCACGTAACTACACGCAAAGTTACACAAAAGTGGTGCACGAAAACAGTTGCCGGGCGGACGAACACGAGTGTCCGTTCGGGCGCACCAGCATCGAGCTGGTAAAGGTGCTGTGTGACATCTTCCGCATCGGCGAATCGCCGTCCGAGCAGGGGCAAGAGTTTTATCCCATGTTTTTCACGCACGATCACCCATTTGAGGAGTTTTTCTGCATCTGCATCGTGGTGCTGAACAAAACGTGGAAAGACATGCGTGCCACGACGGAAGATTTCGTGAAGGTGTTTTCGGTGGTACGGGAACAGATCGTGCGGAGCATCGTTGGTCGGCCGGCCAGTCTGGAAGACTTCAAGGCGAAGATTCACACCTTTACGTACAACACCATCACGACACTGCGACAGCAGGAGCGCACCTCGCGCGAAGAGTGCGAATCAACCGCATCGGCAATAGTGAgcttgaagaagaaaataacgcCCGAAATACGGGCACTAATCAAGGAGCAGCGCTTGGGGTATCTGATCGTAGGTACACGCTTCTGCAAGTACTCTGGCGGTAAGCGCGAACGGGACAAGTATTGGTACGTTCGACTGTCTCCCAACCACAAGGTCATTCACTACGGGGACTGTGACGAGAAGACAGTCCCAACGCTGGAGGAACTCTCGAACAAACTGCCCGTAATCGACATCCGTCAGATGCTGGTGGGGAAAGAGTGTCCCCACATGAAGGAAATGCGCTCGAAGAAAGCGTCCACCCCGCTAGGATTTTCGCTCGTGCCGGAAAGCAGCGAGCAACCGACGCTGGACTTTATCGCACCGGATGAGGCCACGTTCAACTACTGGACGGACGGTATCAATGCACTGCTTGGGCAGCCGATGACGAGCAAGCAGCAGGAAGAGGACTTTGAAACGTTACTTTCGATGGAAATCAAGCTCCGGTTGCTCGATACGGAGGGGGTAGACATTTCGAAGGATCCACCAGCGATCCCCCCGGAGCCGGAAaactacgacttttgcttcgACAGTTAA
- the LOC125763912 gene encoding villin-like protein quail isoform X1: MYHESKMINSTTFQDQKRPVYEDIKIDTAFRKISPRSIGFHIWRIQHDHVETLPKDQYGTFYDECAYVIYAASLTGTGCDKNTISREIKTAGAAIERNIHFWLGANISAERSKSAAYKIIELDLHLDHKTTQFRESQGHEGIRFLSYFKDDGIVVHSGTDASSTPTEPRLYQISGTAPQRCIQQKTISWQCFNSGQVMILQTATIVFVWIGRSTGSVERIFGIRMGERLKKLHNLAEVAIVDDGYEQSMSIDRKDVWNGYLNLAKRFVKPMPLTPSISGDTLLKLYQCDTVNGVFRVELVKTGTLEQADLYGRDSIYIVDYFPCAIWIWIGRSSQKQNRAEAMRHVRGYVIKKGYPASTPVARVIDGLEPAEFVSLFPAWVSADINGNTVKGLSEKFDALTLIQRPRMAAKIQLMDDGSGDMTVYQIGIDEVKEIPLKYAKTFYSGNCYAVHYEVACSTENANGSLPNSIRNVVYLWCGLNAPPEHRTLGEAFLNELCDHLKKNVVQVRITEGMEPPHFLQIFKGALIVLNAQDPSLEQGGGVVNLRKYPTSFVLKVVGNTTYTCKAVQVSSKTLYYPEDCYILKAPDNEVWIWCGQYSTGDSREMAKSIASQLGEYNLVMEGNETDEFFNSVGEKFLKQLIKTTAAGNIIMPAVQMNVAQTWDHSVIGLYRCQLLEEGKPTLRQIFGFTQQDLRPDSVFLLDAGNIVYAWVGEQTLPEERAQCWDLAKQLIASHPVQRDTAMPIATVRQGEEPITFVGFFDSWDKKYYETCALYENLRTAIEYPNGIGAGGRISGAPIPVPRSSVRSDDGSSDAFDRYQKYPLDMLRGDPANLPASINPTRKEIHLTHDDFVTVFSMTYHEFEELPKWKQVELKKQKKLF, encoded by the exons GATCAGAAGCGTCCGGTGTACGAGGACATCAAAATTGATACCGCGTTCCGGAAGATAAGTCCGCGCTCGATCGGCTTCCACATATGGCGCATCCAGCACGATCATGTGGAAACACTACCGAAGGATCAGTACGGAACGTTTTACGACGAGTGTGCGTACGTTATCTATGCAGCTTCACTAACCGGAACCGGTTGCGATAAGAACACAATC AGTCGCGAAATCAAAACAGCCGGTGCAGCAATAGAGCGCAACATACACTTCTGGCTCGGTGCGAACATTAGCGCGGAACGATCGAAATCGGCGGCATATAAAATTATTGAGCTAGATCTGCATCTTGATCACAAAACGACGCAATTCCGTGAGTCTCAGGGACACGAAGGCATACGCTTTCTGTCCTACTTCAAGGACGATGGTATCGT tgTACATTCCGGAACGGATGCATCCTCAACGCCGACCGAACCGCGGCTGTATCAAATCTCCGGTACAGCTCCACAGCGTTGCATCCAGCAGAAAACGATCAGCTGGCAGTGTTTCAACAGTGGACAGGTAATGATCCTCCAGACGGCGACCATCGTGTTCGTTTGGATCGGTCGATCAACCGGGTCGGTAGAACGCATCTTTGGCATTCGGATGGGTGAACGGTTGAAAAAGCTGCACAACCTTGCGGAGGTAGCCATCGTTGACGATGGTTATGAACAGTCGATGAGTATCGACCGAAAGGATGTTTGGAACGGTTACCTAAACCTGGCGAAACGTTTCGTAAAGCCAATGCCACTCACACCGAGCATTAGTGGTGATACGCTGCTGAAACTGTACCAATGTGACACCGTGAATGGAGTGTTCCGGGTGGAGCTGGTTAAAACGGGCACGTTGGAGCAAGCTGATCTGTACGGTCGGGACAGTATCTACATAGTGGACTATTTCCCGTGCGCTATCTGGATCTGGATCGGGCGCAGCTCGCAAAAACAGAACCGCGCCGAAGCGATGCGTCACGTACGAGGGTATGTGATCAAGAAGGGTTACCCGGCCAGCACACCCGTAGCCCGCGTGATCGATGGTTTGGAACCGGCCGAGTTTGTTAGTCTGTTTCCCGCTTGGGTTAGCGCCGATATCAACGGGAACACGGTGAAAGGGCTGTCGGAAAAGTTTGATGCGCTTACCTTGATACAGCGCCCACGGATGGCGGCCAAGATACAGCTGATGGATGATGGTTCCGGTGACATGACGGTGTACCAGATTGGAATCGATGAGGTGAAAGAGATTCCGCTCAAGTACGCCAAAACGTTCTACTCCGGGAATTGTTATGCGGTCCACTACGAGGTTGCATGCAGTACGGAGAATGCGAACGGTTCGCTCCCGAACTCCATCCGCAACGTGGTGTATCTGTGGTGTGGGCTGAATGCGCCACCCGAACATCGTACCCTTGGGGAAGCATTCCTGAACGAACTGTGCGATCATTTGAAAAAGAACGTTGTACAGGTACGCATAACGGAGGGCATGGAACCACCACACTTTTTGCAGATCTTCAAGGGTGCTCTTATCGTGCTGAATGCACAAGATCCAAGCCTCGAGCAAGGTGGCGGTGTTGTCAATCTGCGCAAATACCCAACAAGCTTCGTGCTGAAGGTGGTCGGCAATACGACGTACACCTGCAAAGCGGTACAGGTGTCCAGCAAAACGCTCTACTATCCGGAAGATTGCTACATTCTCAAGGCACCGGACAACGAGGTTTGGATCTGGTGTGGCCAGTACTCGACGGGTGATTCGCGCGAAATGGCCAAATCGATCGCGTCCCAGCTGGGCGAGTACAATCTCGTCATGGAGGGTAACGAAACGGACGAGTTCTTCAATTCGGTCGGCGAGAAGTTCCTAAAGCAGCTGATAAAAACCACAGCGGCGGGTAACATTATTATGCCGGCGGTACAAATGAATGTGGCCCAAACGTGGGACCATTCGGTGATCGGGCTATATCGCTGCCAGCTGCTCGAGGAGGGAAAGCCTACGCTGAGACAGATCTTTGGATTTACACAGCAAGATTTAAGGCCCGACAGTGTCTTTCTGCTCGATGCTGGTAACATCGTGTACGCGTGGGTTGGTGAGCAAACGTTGCCCGAAGAGCGTGCCCAGTGCTGGGATTTGGCCAAGCAGCTGATCGCTTCCCATCCGGTGCAGCGCGATACGGCCATGCCGATCGCAACGGTTCGCCAGGGCGAAGAACCGATCACGTTCGTTGGCTTCTTTGATAGCTGGGACAAGAAATATTACGAG ACGTGCGCGCTGTATGAAAATCTGCGCACAGCGATCGAATATCCAAATGGCATCGGTGCGGGTGGACGTATTTCCGGTGCTCCCATACCGGTGCCCCGCTCATCCGTACGAAGCGACGATGGCAGCAGTGATGCTTTCGATCGATACCAAAAGTATCCACTTGATATGCTGCGTGGCGATCCCGCCAACTTACCGGCCAGTATCAATCCGACGCGCAAGGAGATACATCTGACGCACGATGATTTCGTGACCGTGTTCAGCATGACGTACCACGAGTTCGAGGAACTGCCCAAGTGGAAGCAGGTCGAgctgaagaagcaaaagaaactgTTTTAA
- the LOC125763912 gene encoding villin-like protein quail isoform X3, with protein MDQKRPVYEDIKIDTAFRKISPRSIGFHIWRIQHDHVETLPKDQYGTFYDECAYVIYAASLTGTGCDKNTISREIKTAGAAIERNIHFWLGANISAERSKSAAYKIIELDLHLDHKTTQFRESQGHEGIRFLSYFKDDGIVVHSGTDASSTPTEPRLYQISGTAPQRCIQQKTISWQCFNSGQVMILQTATIVFVWIGRSTGSVERIFGIRMGERLKKLHNLAEVAIVDDGYEQSMSIDRKDVWNGYLNLAKRFVKPMPLTPSISGDTLLKLYQCDTVNGVFRVELVKTGTLEQADLYGRDSIYIVDYFPCAIWIWIGRSSQKQNRAEAMRHVRGYVIKKGYPASTPVARVIDGLEPAEFVSLFPAWVSADINGNTVKGLSEKFDALTLIQRPRMAAKIQLMDDGSGDMTVYQIGIDEVKEIPLKYAKTFYSGNCYAVHYEVACSTENANGSLPNSIRNVVYLWCGLNAPPEHRTLGEAFLNELCDHLKKNVVQVRITEGMEPPHFLQIFKGALIVLNAQDPSLEQGGGVVNLRKYPTSFVLKVVGNTTYTCKAVQVSSKTLYYPEDCYILKAPDNEVWIWCGQYSTGDSREMAKSIASQLGEYNLVMEGNETDEFFNSVGEKFLKQLIKTTAAGNIIMPAVQMNVAQTWDHSVIGLYRCQLLEEGKPTLRQIFGFTQQDLRPDSVFLLDAGNIVYAWVGEQTLPEERAQCWDLAKQLIASHPVQRDTAMPIATVRQGEEPITFVGFFDSWDKKYYETCALYENLRTAIEYPNGIGAGGRISGAPIPVPRSSVRSDDGSSDAFDRYQKYPLDMLRGDPANLPASINPTRKEIHLTHDDFVTVFSMTYHEFEELPKWKQVELKKQKKLF; from the exons ATG GATCAGAAGCGTCCGGTGTACGAGGACATCAAAATTGATACCGCGTTCCGGAAGATAAGTCCGCGCTCGATCGGCTTCCACATATGGCGCATCCAGCACGATCATGTGGAAACACTACCGAAGGATCAGTACGGAACGTTTTACGACGAGTGTGCGTACGTTATCTATGCAGCTTCACTAACCGGAACCGGTTGCGATAAGAACACAATC AGTCGCGAAATCAAAACAGCCGGTGCAGCAATAGAGCGCAACATACACTTCTGGCTCGGTGCGAACATTAGCGCGGAACGATCGAAATCGGCGGCATATAAAATTATTGAGCTAGATCTGCATCTTGATCACAAAACGACGCAATTCCGTGAGTCTCAGGGACACGAAGGCATACGCTTTCTGTCCTACTTCAAGGACGATGGTATCGT tgTACATTCCGGAACGGATGCATCCTCAACGCCGACCGAACCGCGGCTGTATCAAATCTCCGGTACAGCTCCACAGCGTTGCATCCAGCAGAAAACGATCAGCTGGCAGTGTTTCAACAGTGGACAGGTAATGATCCTCCAGACGGCGACCATCGTGTTCGTTTGGATCGGTCGATCAACCGGGTCGGTAGAACGCATCTTTGGCATTCGGATGGGTGAACGGTTGAAAAAGCTGCACAACCTTGCGGAGGTAGCCATCGTTGACGATGGTTATGAACAGTCGATGAGTATCGACCGAAAGGATGTTTGGAACGGTTACCTAAACCTGGCGAAACGTTTCGTAAAGCCAATGCCACTCACACCGAGCATTAGTGGTGATACGCTGCTGAAACTGTACCAATGTGACACCGTGAATGGAGTGTTCCGGGTGGAGCTGGTTAAAACGGGCACGTTGGAGCAAGCTGATCTGTACGGTCGGGACAGTATCTACATAGTGGACTATTTCCCGTGCGCTATCTGGATCTGGATCGGGCGCAGCTCGCAAAAACAGAACCGCGCCGAAGCGATGCGTCACGTACGAGGGTATGTGATCAAGAAGGGTTACCCGGCCAGCACACCCGTAGCCCGCGTGATCGATGGTTTGGAACCGGCCGAGTTTGTTAGTCTGTTTCCCGCTTGGGTTAGCGCCGATATCAACGGGAACACGGTGAAAGGGCTGTCGGAAAAGTTTGATGCGCTTACCTTGATACAGCGCCCACGGATGGCGGCCAAGATACAGCTGATGGATGATGGTTCCGGTGACATGACGGTGTACCAGATTGGAATCGATGAGGTGAAAGAGATTCCGCTCAAGTACGCCAAAACGTTCTACTCCGGGAATTGTTATGCGGTCCACTACGAGGTTGCATGCAGTACGGAGAATGCGAACGGTTCGCTCCCGAACTCCATCCGCAACGTGGTGTATCTGTGGTGTGGGCTGAATGCGCCACCCGAACATCGTACCCTTGGGGAAGCATTCCTGAACGAACTGTGCGATCATTTGAAAAAGAACGTTGTACAGGTACGCATAACGGAGGGCATGGAACCACCACACTTTTTGCAGATCTTCAAGGGTGCTCTTATCGTGCTGAATGCACAAGATCCAAGCCTCGAGCAAGGTGGCGGTGTTGTCAATCTGCGCAAATACCCAACAAGCTTCGTGCTGAAGGTGGTCGGCAATACGACGTACACCTGCAAAGCGGTACAGGTGTCCAGCAAAACGCTCTACTATCCGGAAGATTGCTACATTCTCAAGGCACCGGACAACGAGGTTTGGATCTGGTGTGGCCAGTACTCGACGGGTGATTCGCGCGAAATGGCCAAATCGATCGCGTCCCAGCTGGGCGAGTACAATCTCGTCATGGAGGGTAACGAAACGGACGAGTTCTTCAATTCGGTCGGCGAGAAGTTCCTAAAGCAGCTGATAAAAACCACAGCGGCGGGTAACATTATTATGCCGGCGGTACAAATGAATGTGGCCCAAACGTGGGACCATTCGGTGATCGGGCTATATCGCTGCCAGCTGCTCGAGGAGGGAAAGCCTACGCTGAGACAGATCTTTGGATTTACACAGCAAGATTTAAGGCCCGACAGTGTCTTTCTGCTCGATGCTGGTAACATCGTGTACGCGTGGGTTGGTGAGCAAACGTTGCCCGAAGAGCGTGCCCAGTGCTGGGATTTGGCCAAGCAGCTGATCGCTTCCCATCCGGTGCAGCGCGATACGGCCATGCCGATCGCAACGGTTCGCCAGGGCGAAGAACCGATCACGTTCGTTGGCTTCTTTGATAGCTGGGACAAGAAATATTACGAG ACGTGCGCGCTGTATGAAAATCTGCGCACAGCGATCGAATATCCAAATGGCATCGGTGCGGGTGGACGTATTTCCGGTGCTCCCATACCGGTGCCCCGCTCATCCGTACGAAGCGACGATGGCAGCAGTGATGCTTTCGATCGATACCAAAAGTATCCACTTGATATGCTGCGTGGCGATCCCGCCAACTTACCGGCCAGTATCAATCCGACGCGCAAGGAGATACATCTGACGCACGATGATTTCGTGACCGTGTTCAGCATGACGTACCACGAGTTCGAGGAACTGCCCAAGTGGAAGCAGGTCGAgctgaagaagcaaaagaaactgTTTTAA